A stretch of Paenibacillus mucilaginosus 3016 DNA encodes these proteins:
- a CDS encoding HAD family hydrolase, with the protein MRFKSGVRGIIFDMDNTLLSSRIDFAAMKGDVYKALLELGGLPEPVVLEEHTTATLIGLAKESGLADGPLTAIWTLVAEHELRGMEGAGLEPGAAEMLKRLHGRLPLTVVTNNAEPAAAAALEQTGIARYIDLLVGREGMDALKPSPSGFLSVLGRYPGIPAAEWVSLGDSWIDGKAAMGAGVPFVSYGSPAGAMEARGVRTAGRILHLDEWIPWLEKARLPQPDGRRSDSPE; encoded by the coding sequence TTGAGATTCAAGAGCGGTGTAAGAGGCATCATCTTTGATATGGACAACACGCTGCTCTCATCCCGGATCGACTTCGCCGCCATGAAGGGGGACGTGTACAAGGCGCTGCTCGAGCTGGGAGGGCTCCCGGAGCCCGTTGTCCTGGAGGAGCATACGACGGCGACGCTCATTGGTCTCGCCAAGGAGAGCGGTCTGGCGGACGGGCCGCTAACCGCGATCTGGACCCTCGTGGCGGAGCACGAGCTGCGGGGAATGGAAGGCGCGGGGCTGGAGCCCGGGGCGGCCGAGATGCTGAAGCGGCTGCACGGCCGTCTTCCGCTCACCGTGGTCACCAATAACGCGGAGCCGGCAGCCGCGGCAGCCCTGGAGCAGACGGGGATCGCTCGTTATATCGATCTGCTCGTCGGGAGGGAAGGGATGGACGCGCTGAAGCCCTCGCCCTCCGGCTTCCTGTCGGTGCTCGGCAGGTACCCGGGGATTCCGGCAGCGGAGTGGGTGTCGCTCGGCGACTCCTGGATTGACGGGAAGGCGGCGATGGGAGCGGGCGTTCCTTTCGTGAGCTACGGCAGTCCGGCGGGAGCCATGGAAGCCCGGGGCGTACGCACGGCCGGCAGGATCCTGCACCTGGACGAGTGGATTCCGTGGCTGGAGAAGGCCCGCCTGCCGCAGCCGGACGGCCGGCGATCGGACTCGCCTGAGTGA
- a CDS encoding 2-phosphosulfolactate phosphatase, with translation MNISVIPTIQEARVEELRRKTVIVIDVLRATSTMLAALASGCRAVIPVETVEQAKELQLPGHLLGGERGCRRIPGFDLGNSPLEYTPSVVGGSVLVMTTTNGTRAIRKAEQAGRILAGSLLNARACAGKALALGREIVILCSGTRDIFSLEDGLGAGAIVDELLSAYTGSGRQGDHLQVNDFGLAMLHAFRAANGNLEGALLACENGRRLVSLGFREDVAYCSRLNAIEAAPEIADGRLQLFPTLTSL, from the coding sequence ATGAACATTAGTGTCATCCCTACGATTCAGGAAGCACGCGTAGAGGAGTTGAGACGCAAAACCGTTATTGTCATCGATGTGCTGCGGGCCACCTCGACCATGCTCGCCGCCCTGGCCAGCGGCTGCCGTGCCGTAATTCCGGTCGAGACCGTCGAGCAGGCGAAGGAGCTGCAGCTTCCGGGGCATCTGCTCGGAGGCGAACGCGGCTGCCGCCGCATTCCCGGCTTTGACCTCGGCAACTCGCCGCTCGAGTATACGCCTTCCGTGGTCGGCGGGAGCGTCCTCGTGATGACGACGACCAACGGCACCCGCGCCATCCGCAAGGCGGAGCAGGCCGGACGCATTCTGGCCGGCTCGCTGCTCAACGCCCGCGCCTGTGCCGGGAAAGCGCTGGCGCTGGGACGGGAGATCGTCATCCTCTGTTCGGGCACCCGGGATATCTTCTCGCTCGAGGACGGCCTGGGGGCCGGCGCCATCGTCGACGAGCTGCTGTCGGCTTACACCGGGTCCGGGCGCCAGGGCGACCATCTGCAGGTCAACGACTTCGGCCTTGCCATGCTGCATGCGTTCCGTGCAGCCAATGGCAATCTCGAAGGCGCCCTGCTTGCCTGTGAGAACGGACGCCGGCTCGTCTCTCTGGGGTTCCGCGAGGACGTAGCGTACTGCTCCCGGCTGAACGCCATCGAGGCCGCCCCCGAGATCGCGGACGGCCGGCTGCAGCTGTTCCCCACGCTCACTTCTTTGTAA
- a CDS encoding DUF441 domain-containing protein has product MNGDILLVALIIIGLIGRSHIITTAACVLLIVKLISLERYLPSIERRGLELGLLFLTMGVLVPFASERISIKDVTSMFTTWPGILALLGGAIATYMNGKGLELLKIDPQMIVGLVIGSIFGIIFLKGIPVGPLMAAGITAFLLKVFTYVFGKLG; this is encoded by the coding sequence GTGAATGGAGACATTCTGCTGGTTGCACTGATCATCATCGGGCTGATCGGGCGCTCGCATATCATAACTACAGCGGCCTGCGTGCTGCTCATCGTCAAGCTGATCAGCCTGGAGCGCTACCTTCCCTCCATCGAACGGAGGGGACTCGAGCTCGGGCTGCTTTTTCTGACGATGGGCGTGCTTGTGCCGTTCGCCAGCGAGCGCATCTCGATCAAGGATGTGACCTCGATGTTCACGACGTGGCCCGGCATCCTGGCTCTGCTCGGAGGAGCCATCGCTACCTACATGAACGGCAAAGGGCTGGAGCTGCTAAAAATAGACCCACAAATGATTGTGGGCCTTGTCATCGGTTCGATCTTCGGTATCATCTTCCTAAAAGGAATCCCGGTCGGACCACTGATGGCCGCCGGGATTACCGCTTTCCTGCTGAAAGTGTTCACTTATGTCTTCGGGAAGCTCGGTTAG
- the efp gene encoding elongation factor P — MISVNDFKTGLTIEVDGDLFTVIDFQHVKPGKGAAFVRSKLKNLRNGNTVERTFRAGENVARAHIENRQMQYLYAAGSEHTFMDTETFDQINLEEKQIKWELNFLRENMNINIMSYQGEILGINIPNSVELKVIETEPGVKGNTAQGATKKAKVETGFEVNVPLFINEGDVLLIDTREGDYISRA; from the coding sequence GTGATTTCAGTTAACGATTTTAAGACAGGCCTGACAATCGAAGTAGACGGAGACCTCTTCACGGTCATCGATTTCCAGCACGTTAAACCGGGCAAAGGCGCGGCGTTCGTCCGCTCCAAGCTGAAGAACCTGCGCAACGGCAACACCGTTGAGCGTACCTTCCGCGCAGGCGAGAACGTAGCCCGCGCCCATATCGAGAACCGTCAAATGCAGTACCTGTATGCGGCAGGCAGCGAGCATACGTTCATGGATACCGAAACGTTCGACCAGATCAACCTCGAAGAGAAGCAGATCAAGTGGGAGCTGAACTTCCTGCGCGAGAACATGAACATCAACATCATGAGCTACCAGGGCGAGATCCTCGGGATCAACATCCCGAACAGCGTAGAGCTCAAAGTCATCGAAACCGAGCCGGGCGTTAAAGGCAACACGGCTCAAGGCGCTACGAAGAAGGCGAAAGTGGAAACCGGCTTCGAAGTGAACGTGCCGCTCTTCATCAACGAAGGCGACGTGCTTCTGATCGATACACGTGAAGGCGACTATATCTCCCGCGCTTAA
- a CDS encoding DUF1361 domain-containing protein, which translates to MAPLSLRPVLGLLGGLSGVCVIVHLLATPQTYYNFLIWNLFLAWLPFLFSTAALALNGRRRLGPAGLFALGILGVAWLLLLPNSPYVLTDLIHLTVRRELYTEAGRLVLTYWTDFLLIFTFAWTGIILGMLSLYQFQYIIFTRTNMAVSWLFAALASLLSGYGILLGREYRLNSWDVLGKPSAVLDIVSDTLEPSSIIVCLFFGTVLLMMYATVHTLLGLAARDSRSWPY; encoded by the coding sequence ATGGCTCCGCTTTCTTTACGTCCGGTGCTCGGACTGCTTGGCGGTCTGTCCGGGGTTTGCGTGATCGTGCACCTGCTGGCCACCCCGCAGACGTACTACAATTTTCTGATCTGGAACCTGTTCCTTGCCTGGCTGCCATTCCTCTTTTCCACGGCGGCGCTCGCATTGAACGGACGGCGGAGGCTGGGGCCCGCCGGCCTCTTCGCGCTCGGGATCCTGGGGGTGGCCTGGCTTCTGCTCCTGCCCAACAGCCCTTATGTTCTTACGGATCTGATCCACCTCACGGTCCGCAGGGAACTGTATACCGAAGCCGGTCGTCTTGTGCTGACCTACTGGACGGATTTTTTGCTGATTTTCACCTTTGCCTGGACGGGGATCATTCTGGGCATGCTCTCGCTCTATCAATTTCAGTACATCATCTTTACCCGGACGAACATGGCCGTCTCCTGGCTGTTCGCTGCGCTGGCTTCGCTGCTGTCCGGGTACGGCATTCTGCTCGGCAGGGAATACCGGCTGAACTCCTGGGACGTGCTGGGGAAGCCATCGGCCGTGCTTGATATCGTAAGCGATACGCTGGAGCCGTCTTCGATCATCGTATGCCTGTTCTTCGGTACGGTCCTTCTGATGATGTATGCGACGGTTCATACACTGCTCGGACTGGCCGCCCGGGATTCGCGGTCATGGCCGTATTGA
- a CDS encoding DRTGG domain-containing protein — MNAGHPELGTKHDQLMKYIESLSVGTKLSVRQIAQDLDVSEGTAYRAIKEAENLGLVTTKRRIGTIRTEKKEEPLIDELTFAEIVKVVEGVVLGGSEGILKSLNKFVIGAMQLEAMLKYIEPGNLLIVGNRVQAHMCALSQGAGVLITGGFDTTPEVKKLADDLRLPIIGTAYDTFTVATMINRAMEDRLIKKKIMSVEDIIRKDTPVYSLKAEDPVSEMQRLVEETTHTRYPVVDEDMRPIGIITTKDIIGAAPEQQVGSLMTPNPLLINVKTSVASAGHTMVWEGIELLPVIDGDRRMIGVISRKDVMKAMQYMQRQPQNAETFEVQICAGIEERRDGEGNLIFRGVITPQMTNFEGMVSEGMLSTLMVRAAYRTVQDQKKGDLIIDSSSTYYLVPLQIDDVIEIVPSIVEMSRRFCKIDMDIRTGGTRVARSMFTARII, encoded by the coding sequence ATGAACGCAGGCCATCCGGAGCTGGGAACCAAGCATGACCAGCTCATGAAATATATCGAGTCGCTCAGCGTCGGGACGAAGCTCTCCGTGCGGCAGATTGCCCAGGATCTCGATGTCAGCGAGGGTACGGCGTACCGGGCGATCAAGGAAGCGGAGAATCTGGGGCTGGTCACCACCAAACGGCGGATCGGCACGATCCGGACCGAGAAGAAGGAGGAGCCCCTCATCGACGAGCTCACCTTCGCCGAGATCGTGAAGGTCGTCGAAGGCGTGGTGCTCGGCGGATCGGAGGGCATCCTGAAGTCGCTGAACAAATTTGTAATCGGTGCCATGCAGCTCGAAGCGATGCTGAAGTACATTGAGCCGGGCAACCTCCTCATCGTCGGCAACCGGGTACAGGCGCATATGTGCGCATTGAGCCAGGGAGCCGGCGTGCTTATTACCGGCGGATTCGATACGACCCCCGAAGTGAAGAAGCTCGCGGACGACCTGCGGCTGCCGATTATCGGCACGGCGTATGATACGTTCACCGTGGCGACGATGATCAACCGCGCGATGGAAGACCGGCTGATCAAGAAGAAGATCATGAGTGTGGAGGACATCATCCGCAAGGATACGCCCGTCTACTCGCTGAAGGCGGAAGACCCGGTCAGCGAGATGCAGCGCCTCGTGGAAGAGACGACGCACACCCGCTACCCGGTCGTCGACGAAGACATGCGGCCGATCGGCATCATCACCACGAAGGATATCATCGGGGCGGCGCCGGAGCAGCAGGTCGGCTCCCTGATGACGCCGAATCCTCTGCTCATCAACGTGAAGACGTCGGTCGCCTCGGCCGGCCATACGATGGTCTGGGAGGGCATCGAGCTGCTGCCGGTCATTGACGGGGACCGCCGGATGATCGGGGTCATCTCCCGCAAGGACGTGATGAAGGCGATGCAGTACATGCAGCGCCAGCCGCAGAATGCCGAGACCTTCGAGGTGCAGATCTGTGCGGGCATCGAAGAGCGGAGGGACGGCGAAGGGAACCTGATCTTCCGCGGGGTGATCACGCCGCAGATGACGAACTTCGAGGGCATGGTCTCCGAAGGCATGCTGAGCACCCTGATGGTCCGCGCCGCTTACCGCACCGTACAGGACCAGAAGAAAGGCGACCTTATCATCGACAGCTCTTCGACGTACTACCTGGTTCCGCTGCAGATCGACGATGTCATCGAGATTGTGCCGTCCATTGTGGAGATGAGCCGCCGCTTTTGCAAAATCGACATGGACATCCGCACCGGAGGAACCCGGGTGGCCCGCTCCATGTTCACCGCAAGAATCATATAG
- a CDS encoding histidine phosphatase family protein: protein MVFVLHGESQHSLHQNGQQMRDPGLTEAGRKEAERLRQRYELSPADAVLAGPTVRMLETAQLWTRGAECKRMVHPLAGPRQHPVRYDFRTHPCDEPLDPSRIRAEYTDWLMPADLPEHLWLQGIHTLPGLLFAQQADRFLQWCRQLGQQRVFIVTDAGTTDAYIDHIRSRCSRAEEACRVNPEREDWLFSISV, encoded by the coding sequence ATGGTCTTTGTGCTTCATGGCGAGTCGCAGCACTCGCTCCATCAGAATGGGCAGCAGATGAGGGACCCGGGGCTGACCGAGGCCGGGCGGAAGGAGGCCGAGCGGCTGCGGCAGCGCTACGAGCTGTCGCCGGCGGACGCCGTTCTGGCCGGGCCGACGGTGCGCATGCTCGAAACCGCCCAGCTTTGGACCCGTGGGGCGGAGTGCAAGCGGATGGTTCATCCGCTCGCCGGTCCCCGCCAGCATCCGGTAAGGTATGATTTTCGCACGCACCCCTGTGACGAGCCGCTGGACCCCTCGCGCATCCGCGCTGAGTACACCGATTGGCTGATGCCCGCCGATCTCCCCGAGCATCTGTGGCTGCAGGGCATCCACACGCTGCCCGGCCTCTTGTTTGCGCAGCAGGCGGACCGCTTCCTGCAGTGGTGCCGGCAGCTCGGCCAGCAGCGTGTGTTCATCGTCACCGATGCGGGCACTACGGATGCGTATATCGACCATATCCGCTCCCGCTGCTCGCGTGCGGAGGAGGCCTGCCGGGTGAACCCGGAAAGGGAGGATTGGCTTTTTTCGATTTCCGTCTGA
- a CDS encoding aspartate kinase encodes MSLIVMKFGGSSVGTPERMKRVASRIVERKREGHQCVVVVSAMGDTTDELIDLSKQIADGNPPAREMDMLLTTGEQVSVALLSMAIHSLGEPAVSFTGWQAGMYTEAVHAKARITDIQPKRVLAALDAGQIVIVAGFQGMSEEGEITTLGRGGSDTTAVALAAAIKADVCEIFTDVDGVYSTDPRVVKCARKLGEISYDEMLELANLGAAVLHPRAVEYAKNYNVSLVVRSSFNHNEGTYVKEEAAMEQGIVVRGIAYDKNVARISILGVEEKPGQLAKVFTALANAQVDVDIIVQSGVLNGLADFSCTVSLADRETALQAIEAIRPSVGFREVTSEINLVKVSIVGAGMVSTPGVAAKMFEVISDLGISILLVSTSEIKTSCVIENSRLNEVISALHSAYGLDTEETAFVGGPSERR; translated from the coding sequence TTGTCTCTGATTGTAATGAAATTCGGCGGAAGCTCCGTAGGTACTCCGGAGCGGATGAAGCGCGTAGCCTCCCGGATCGTGGAGAGAAAGCGCGAAGGCCATCAATGCGTTGTCGTTGTATCCGCGATGGGGGATACGACCGACGAACTGATCGATCTGTCCAAGCAGATTGCGGATGGGAATCCTCCGGCACGCGAGATGGATATGCTGCTGACAACAGGCGAGCAGGTATCCGTGGCGCTGCTGTCCATGGCTATACATAGTTTGGGTGAGCCGGCCGTGTCGTTCACGGGCTGGCAGGCGGGGATGTACACCGAAGCCGTGCATGCCAAGGCACGGATTACCGACATCCAGCCGAAGCGCGTCCTTGCGGCGCTGGACGCAGGCCAGATCGTCATCGTGGCCGGCTTCCAGGGCATGAGCGAAGAGGGCGAGATCACGACGCTCGGCCGCGGCGGCTCCGATACGACGGCCGTGGCGCTGGCTGCTGCGATCAAGGCGGACGTCTGCGAGATTTTCACGGACGTCGACGGCGTATACTCGACCGACCCGCGTGTAGTGAAGTGCGCGAGGAAGCTCGGCGAGATCTCGTATGACGAGATGCTCGAGCTGGCCAACCTCGGCGCGGCGGTGCTCCACCCGAGAGCGGTGGAATACGCGAAGAATTACAACGTATCGCTGGTCGTGAGATCCAGCTTTAACCATAATGAAGGAACGTACGTGAAGGAGGAAGCGGCGATGGAACAAGGCATCGTAGTCCGGGGTATTGCCTACGATAAGAACGTGGCACGAATCAGTATTTTGGGTGTGGAAGAGAAACCGGGCCAGCTGGCCAAAGTATTCACGGCCCTGGCGAACGCCCAGGTCGATGTCGACATTATCGTACAGAGCGGTGTCCTGAACGGCCTCGCCGACTTCTCGTGCACAGTCTCCCTGGCGGACCGCGAAACGGCGCTGCAGGCGATCGAAGCGATCCGTCCGAGCGTAGGCTTCCGTGAAGTGACCTCCGAGATCAACCTCGTTAAGGTTTCCATCGTCGGTGCCGGCATGGTGTCCACGCCGGGTGTCGCCGCCAAGATGTTCGAGGTGATCTCGGATCTCGGCATCTCGATCCTGCTCGTGAGCACGTCCGAAATCAAGACCTCCTGCGTCATCGAGAACAGCCGCCTGAACGAAGTCATCAGCGCGCTGCACAGCGCTTACGGTCTCGATACGGAAGAAACCGCCTTTGTAGGCGGTCCGTCCGAGCGTCGTTAA